The Fischerella sp. PCC 9605 genome includes the window GGACGTATGAAAACTTATCTACTTTACAACGATCCGCTGGCTCGTCGCATTTATGCCGGGTCTGATGCTTTCTTGATGCCCAGCCGTTTTGAACCTTGCGGTATTAGCCAAATGCTGGCTTTGCGCTACGGTTGTATCCCCATTGTCCGCCGTACAGGGGGATTAGTTGACACCGTATTCCACCACGATCCGATGAATCATACTGGTACTGGTTATTCTTTTGACCGCTATGAACCGTTGGATCTGTTCACCTGTATGGTGCGGGCTTGGGAAGGCTTCCGCTATAAGGATTATTGGCAGAAGCTACAAAAACGCGGTATGAGTCAAGATTTCAGTTGGTATCGGTCTGCTAAGCAGTATGTGAAGCTGTATCGGTCGATTTTTGGCTTACCTGAAGAAGACGAGCAGCCTTCGCCAGAACAACCAGATTTAGTGTTGAAGTCCTAGACTCGCTTTATTTGTGTGGGGAGGTATAAGTAGAGCTTTGCGTCAAATCATAGCTTTTTTTAAACGCAGAGGAACGCAGAGGAACCGCAGAGGGGCGCAGAGTTTTTCTAATTTTAATTCGTTACGAATTTGGACAATATTGTACTAGGTTTGTAGCAGGCATTACCCTTATGGCAAGCTGCTACACTTCTAAAGTTGACATTCCTATCGTTCTGGCTAGTGCAGAGCAGTGGGAGTGTCAATTATAGTTATAGTGATGGGTTTTACCCCTTGGCAAATATCTAATACTAACTATTACCATCTACATCGATTTAAAGTTTTTTACGGAATGTATTCAGAGAATGAGATGACTTTGTGCAATACGCCAGAGGATGGCGATCGCATCAAGATTAAATATAACTAATGAAAATGGGAATAATAAGTTAAAGCAGAGATTTGTGACTTTTTTACTGAATTTGCGAAATTTCAATTGCTAATACTGTAGCAGCAACATAAAAGGCATAATTATTCAAGCAAAGAGCTAATGAGCATAAATAGCTACCGCCGAATCGTAATCGGGGATGTGCATGGTCACTATGAAGGTTTAATGAGATTGCTGGAGGCAATTGCCCCTAAATCGGACGACCAAGTCTATTTTTTAGGAGACTTAATTGATCGTGGACCCCAAAGCGCTCAAGTAGTTAACTTTGTGAAAGAGAGTTCCTATCAGTGTTTGTTAGGAAATCACGAGCAAATGTTATTAAATATTCTCACCAAACGTATTCCTACGCAAACGGTACAATCATGGTTATACAGTGGGGGGCAGGCAACAGTGGCCAGCTACCAAGAAGCTACTATTCCTCACGATCATCTTGAATGGTTAAATAATTTACCTGCATATATAGATTTAGGGGATGTTTGGTTAGTTCACGCTGGTGTTGATCCCTCAATTCCCTTGACACAACAAACGGCCAATCAATTTTGCTGGGTGCGAGACGAATTTCATGGTATTGAGCAGCCCTACTTTACTGATAAGTTGATCATCATCGGTCACACTATCACTTTCACTTTACCTGGCGTATACCCTGGAAAATTGGCTCAAGGACAAGGATGGCTTGACATAGATACAGGTGCTTATCATCCCCGTAGTGGCTGGTTAACTGGATTAGATATTACAAACGGCATAGTTTATCAAGTGAATGTTCTTAATAAATCTATTCGCATCATGCCTTTAGAAGAGGCGGTGACAAATATTAATCCAGAGCAAATTTACTTTGGTCGCCGTAATCGCTGTTTTGCATAATTCCCATTAAATATATTTAATATCAAGTTCGCTTAATTACTTATAATTCAAAATTCTCCACGTCTGTGTGTCACTGCGTCAGCCCTGATTATAAGTGTTCGCTCGAACCTGATATGAGCTGGGGTTAAAGAGAAAACCCCAATCCAAAATTTAAAAGATTTTTAAGACCTCAGTAATGCTTGGATATTAGCCTTATAAGCAGCATTATCTAATCCGTTATTTCCATTGCTAGGTTGAGTATTAATAGCACGCTTAATAGCATCAATGCGATCGCCAGTTGCTGGGTGAGTACTCAAAAATGTTGGCACAGAACGCTTGCTAACGAGCTTTTGCATAAAAGCAACCATCGCCGACTGGTCATAACCAGCACTTGTCAAAGTTTTTAATCCTCTTTTATCGGCATCAAATTCATTTTTACGACTGCCTGGCAGCTTGCGTACCAACTGATAACCAATTTGTACTGCTGTACTGCGGTCTAACCCAGCGGCTGTTAACAAACCTTCATCAATCGCTTTTTGACGCATCTGTTTGATGAGATGCTTTCCACCAATGTGACCAATTTCATGGGCAATCACACTTGCCAGTTCTGCTTCATTTTCGGCAGTTTTGATTAAGCCCGTATGTAAATACACATACCCACCTAAAGTTGCAAAAGCATTAATACTATCATCTTCAACTACTTGGAAAGTGTACTTTAGTTTGGGGCGATCGCTATTGGCTACCAGACGCTGACCAAGTTGTTCCACATAGCGATTAATATCTGAATTACGGTACAGTCGAACGTCACCTAGCAATTGCTGATTGATTTGTTTGCCAATATCTGCTTCTTGGCGATCGGACATATTAGAAAGTTGAAGTACTTGCACTCCCTGCAAAAGTATAGGCAACCAGTCAAATGCCTGGGATGGCAGGGCTGTACTCAAGCAAATACTCAGTGCTACAAGTACCGAAATCAATGGATAAAATAAACGGTGTCGAAAAAAGTTGTATTTGATAGATAAACTTTTCCTATTAATCATAATCCTGTCTGAGGAGACTTTTGGCAGAACGTAAAATTATGAGACGGAATAAGGATTTGATAAGTTGCATTAGAAATCGTTAACGCAAATGTTAGCGATTTTACATAACTATAAGGCTGTTTTAACCGATTTTTTTTCGCAACGGCAACTAAAAACAGCGAGCGTGATAAACTGTCGCATGATCAAACAAAGGAAAAAGGAAGAAGACAGGAGGCAGCTATGCTGTAGACGCCCGTAAGGGTGGCTTCTCACAGGATAGAAAAATATTGCTGTTTCGAGTTACGACAAAGTAAAAAAAACAACCTTTCACTAGACCGTGCTGTTAAAATTACTTACTCAGTTTTGATTTAGGAAAACTTAGTTATGGCTATTGTAGATTCCAAAGGTCGCTTATTCGGTAAATTCAACATTCTTGATATCGGTGCTTTACTAGTAATACTGCTAGTTATATTTGGCATCTTTTTCTTTCCTGGCACGACTGGTTCTGTAGCTCAAGTTGGAACTAAAACAGTACCTATTGAAGTAGATTTAGTCGTGCGGGGATTGAACGTACGTGACCCTGAAATTTTATATAGTCAAGGATTACAAAAAGGTGGTAAAACTAACGTGATTATCCGCAATCAACCCTACGGCCAAATTGCAATTAAATCCGTTAAAAAACTACCTAGAACTACACTTGTTCCTCAACCTGATGGTACGGTTAAAGAATTACCAGATCCAAAATCAAACAGTTTTAGTACTGATATGTTATTGACTTTAGAAGGCAAAGCACAGGTCACTAACAATGGTCCAGTTCTAGGTAACAGTAAAGTTAAAATCGGCATGCCATTTGAATTAGAAGGCTTTAATTATAACTTCAACGCCAGCGTAATTGATATACGGTTAAAAGACAAGTAATAGTGTTGTTTTTGGCGTTTTAAATAGTTCCCAGACAAGGGGGACAAAACAAGTCAAAAGTCAAAAGCAT containing:
- a CDS encoding DUF4330 domain-containing protein yields the protein MAIVDSKGRLFGKFNILDIGALLVILLVIFGIFFFPGTTGSVAQVGTKTVPIEVDLVVRGLNVRDPEILYSQGLQKGGKTNVIIRNQPYGQIAIKSVKKLPRTTLVPQPDGTVKELPDPKSNSFSTDMLLTLEGKAQVTNNGPVLGNSKVKIGMPFELEGFNYNFNASVIDIRLKDK
- a CDS encoding metallophosphoesterase family protein, coding for MSINSYRRIVIGDVHGHYEGLMRLLEAIAPKSDDQVYFLGDLIDRGPQSAQVVNFVKESSYQCLLGNHEQMLLNILTKRIPTQTVQSWLYSGGQATVASYQEATIPHDHLEWLNNLPAYIDLGDVWLVHAGVDPSIPLTQQTANQFCWVRDEFHGIEQPYFTDKLIIIGHTITFTLPGVYPGKLAQGQGWLDIDTGAYHPRSGWLTGLDITNGIVYQVNVLNKSIRIMPLEEAVTNINPEQIYFGRRNRCFA
- a CDS encoding M48 family metallopeptidase — protein: MINRKSLSIKYNFFRHRLFYPLISVLVALSICLSTALPSQAFDWLPILLQGVQVLQLSNMSDRQEADIGKQINQQLLGDVRLYRNSDINRYVEQLGQRLVANSDRPKLKYTFQVVEDDSINAFATLGGYVYLHTGLIKTAENEAELASVIAHEIGHIGGKHLIKQMRQKAIDEGLLTAAGLDRSTAVQIGYQLVRKLPGSRKNEFDADKRGLKTLTSAGYDQSAMVAFMQKLVSKRSVPTFLSTHPATGDRIDAIKRAINTQPSNGNNGLDNAAYKANIQALLRS